In a single window of the Phaeobacter sp. G2 genome:
- a CDS encoding threonine/serine dehydratase yields MSSFEMIQAAAQRLQGHARVTPLLGSPFLDDIAGRRVLVKAECLQHTGSFKFRGGWAAISTLTQAERARGVLAYSSGNHAQGVAAAAKTHGVAAVILMPADAPSLKIENTRALGAEVVLYDRAGGEDRSAIGQALAQERGLTLIKPYDEPEVIAGQGSVGLEIAAQAEEEGVTQADVLVCCGGGGLTSGVALALEATAPGLRVRPIEPQGFDDVTRSLHSGDIQSNAEISGSICDAILTPAPGALTFPILQRLCGPGIVVTEEEALRAMAMAFLRLKIVIEPGGAVALAAALFHPDEIKGEAVIAVATGGNVDAELFRQAISRYA; encoded by the coding sequence ATGTCATCCTTTGAAATGATCCAAGCCGCCGCCCAAAGGCTGCAGGGCCACGCCCGCGTCACACCTTTGCTGGGCTCGCCGTTTCTGGATGACATTGCCGGACGCCGGGTTCTGGTCAAGGCCGAGTGCCTGCAACATACTGGATCTTTTAAGTTTCGCGGCGGTTGGGCCGCGATTTCCACCCTCACGCAAGCAGAGCGTGCGCGCGGAGTTCTGGCCTATTCCAGCGGCAACCACGCCCAGGGCGTCGCCGCAGCCGCCAAGACCCACGGGGTGGCGGCGGTGATCTTGATGCCCGCCGATGCCCCCAGCCTGAAAATCGAAAATACCCGCGCGCTGGGGGCTGAGGTGGTACTGTATGACCGCGCCGGCGGAGAGGACCGCAGCGCCATTGGTCAGGCACTGGCCCAAGAGCGCGGTCTCACCTTGATCAAACCCTATGATGAGCCAGAAGTGATCGCCGGACAGGGCAGTGTGGGGCTGGAGATTGCCGCCCAGGCAGAGGAAGAGGGCGTCACCCAGGCCGATGTGCTGGTCTGTTGCGGCGGTGGCGGTCTCACCAGTGGTGTGGCGCTGGCGTTGGAGGCCACAGCCCCGGGCCTAAGGGTGCGCCCGATTGAGCCCCAGGGGTTTGATGACGTCACCCGGTCGCTGCACAGCGGTGACATTCAGAGCAACGCTGAAATCTCCGGGTCGATCTGCGATGCCATCCTCACCCCCGCCCCCGGCGCGCTGACCTTTCCAATCCTGCAGCGCCTCTGTGGCCCCGGTATTGTGGTCACCGAAGAAGAAGCACTGCGCGCCATGGCCATGGCCTTTTTGCGGTTGAAGATCGTCATCGAACCCGGCGGTGCCGTCGCCCTGGCCGCTGCCTTGTTCCACCCGGATGAGATCAAAGGCGAGGCGGTGATTGCCGTGGCCACTGGCGGCAATGTCGATGCAGAGCTGTTCCGCCAGGCGATTAGCCGCTATGCTTGA